A portion of the Bacillus thuringiensis genome contains these proteins:
- a CDS encoding LCP family protein: MEQNPSLQENTRSKPKKNKKKIKIIISAILFVLLIGGGYTWFLVNKASSAVRNAAHDLARGDKSDLRDKAVKPITNNVSVLIMGVDESDVRGKEYGEAIRTDALLLATFNKDSKTVKLLSIPRDTYTYIPIEKKKDKITHAHAFGSAKNGKNGGPQASIDAVEKLMNVPVDYFVKFNFKSFIKIVDDLGGVEVDVPVEFTEQDSNDNAEAIHLEKGVQKLNGEEALALARTRHIDSDAMRGQRQQLVIEAILKKLTNAGSVTKVGNIIDDINGQFVTNLTFDDMLSFYKYGSDSEIEKLQIQGDDCYMAKGDDTCSKSAGGGRTYYYNPDKKELANVTNELRTHLGLPAYTKSDSDSDSKKTKESKSENSSERESSNNEVKNKNKNSSEDTETSSNDNE; the protein is encoded by the coding sequence ATGGAGCAAAACCCATCTTTGCAAGAAAATACACGCAGTAAACCGAAAAAAAATAAGAAAAAAATAAAAATTATTATAAGCGCTATACTATTCGTTTTATTAATAGGCGGCGGTTATACTTGGTTTTTAGTAAATAAAGCATCTTCTGCTGTTCGAAATGCAGCACACGATTTAGCACGCGGTGATAAATCAGATTTACGAGATAAAGCTGTAAAACCTATTACAAATAACGTCTCTGTTTTAATAATGGGTGTTGATGAAAGCGATGTCCGAGGAAAAGAATATGGTGAAGCTATAAGAACAGATGCGCTTTTACTTGCAACATTTAATAAAGATAGCAAAACTGTTAAACTATTAAGTATCCCACGTGACACATATACTTATATTCCAATAGAAAAGAAAAAAGATAAAATTACACACGCTCATGCATTCGGTTCTGCTAAAAACGGGAAAAATGGTGGACCACAAGCAAGCATTGATGCAGTTGAAAAATTAATGAATGTTCCTGTCGATTACTTTGTAAAATTTAACTTTAAATCATTTATAAAAATCGTCGATGACTTGGGCGGTGTTGAAGTTGATGTACCAGTTGAATTTACTGAGCAAGATAGCAATGATAATGCTGAGGCAATTCACCTAGAAAAAGGTGTTCAAAAGTTAAATGGCGAAGAAGCTCTTGCTCTTGCTAGAACAAGACACATCGATAGTGATGCAATGCGTGGACAACGTCAACAACTCGTTATCGAAGCTATTTTAAAGAAACTAACAAATGCTGGTTCTGTAACAAAAGTTGGCAACATCATTGATGATATTAACGGACAATTTGTTACAAACTTAACATTTGATGATATGCTTTCATTCTATAAGTACGGATCGGATTCGGAAATTGAGAAATTACAAATCCAAGGTGATGATTGCTATATGGCAAAAGGTGACGATACATGTAGCAAATCTGCTGGTGGTGGTCGAACTTACTACTACAATCCAGATAAAAAAGAATTAGCTAATGTTACAAATGAACTTCGTACTCATCTTGGGCTACCTGCATATACAAAGTCTGACTCAGACTCTGATTCGAAAAAGACAAAAGAATCTAAGTCTGAAAATTCAAGTGAACGCGAATCAAGTAACAATGAAGTGAAAAATAAGAACAAAAATAGCAGTGAAGATACAGAAACATCATCTAATGACAATGAATAA
- a CDS encoding YhdH/YhfP family quinone oxidoreductase → MNHTSFRAIVVNETENHQFVRKVVEREVSSLPEGDVFIQVHYSSLNYKDALSATGNKGVTRTYPHTPGIDAAGEVVSSEDTSFKVGDQVIVTGYDLGMNTSGGFGEYIRVPSSWVVPLPEGMSLKESMMYGTAGFTAALSVYKLIGAGIKPSMGDVLVTGATGGVGSVAVSILSKLGFNVVGATGKIEEEDMLLRLGAKKVIHRAELNDESGRPMLKGLYAGVIDTVGGHMLETALKTVKYGGCVTTCGNVAGQELHTTVYPFILRGISLLGVDSVQCPVDVRRDVWTLLAKEWGNKELLSYTEECTLEELEKKFTLILQGKLKGRTVVKI, encoded by the coding sequence ATGAATCATACATCATTCCGAGCAATCGTTGTGAACGAAACGGAAAATCATCAGTTTGTAAGAAAAGTTGTTGAGAGAGAAGTAAGTAGTTTACCTGAGGGAGACGTATTCATACAAGTTCATTATTCTTCATTAAATTATAAAGATGCCCTTTCAGCTACTGGTAATAAAGGTGTTACGAGAACATATCCTCATACGCCAGGAATTGATGCCGCAGGAGAAGTTGTGAGTAGTGAAGATACCTCCTTTAAGGTAGGAGATCAAGTTATTGTAACGGGATATGACTTAGGTATGAATACCTCTGGTGGTTTCGGAGAATATATTCGCGTCCCATCATCTTGGGTCGTGCCTTTACCAGAAGGAATGTCATTAAAAGAAAGTATGATGTATGGGACAGCAGGTTTTACTGCTGCTTTGTCGGTATATAAGCTTATTGGAGCAGGAATCAAGCCTAGTATGGGAGATGTTTTAGTAACGGGTGCTACAGGCGGCGTAGGGAGTGTAGCTGTTAGTATATTAAGTAAGTTAGGGTTTAACGTAGTAGGAGCGACAGGAAAAATAGAAGAGGAAGATATGCTACTACGTCTAGGAGCGAAAAAAGTGATTCATCGCGCGGAATTGAATGATGAATCAGGAAGACCGATGTTAAAAGGGCTATACGCCGGAGTTATCGATACTGTAGGTGGACATATGTTAGAAACAGCTTTAAAAACAGTAAAGTATGGTGGGTGTGTAACGACATGCGGTAATGTGGCAGGCCAGGAATTACATACAACGGTATATCCGTTTATTTTACGAGGCATAAGCCTTTTAGGGGTAGATTCCGTGCAATGTCCAGTGGATGTGAGAAGAGATGTGTGGACGCTTTTAGCGAAAGAATGGGGAAATAAAGAATTACTATCTTATACAGAAGAATGTACATTAGAAGAATTAGAGAAGAAGTTTACACTTATATTGCAAGGAAAGTTAAAAGGAAGAACAGTTGTTAAAATATAA
- a CDS encoding Na/Pi cotransporter family protein, with amino-acid sequence MEYNVQDMIFQFIGGLGIFLFGIKYMGDGLQQAAGDRLRDILDRFTTNPLMGVLAGMLVTVLIQSSSGTTALTVGLVSAGFMTLRQAIGVIMGANIGTTVTAFIIGIKIGEYALPVMAVGAILLFFFKNKKVHSVGQVVFGFGMLFFGLELMSAGMKPLRSLESFQELTVSMSDNPILGIVVGTVFTLIVQSSSATIGILQELFGQGAIDLQAALPVLFGDNIGTTITAVLAAIGTSIAARRAALVHVIFNIIGTIIFTILLVPFTSLIQYFQTSLNLNPEMTIAFAHGTFNVTNTIIQFPFIAVLAWIVTKIIRGEDAAIDFKPQHLNPIFIEQSPAIALTEAQKEIIRMAEFSLHGLKEANQFLNTQDKKHANMATQLEGAINNLDKKITEYLVLLSEKPLSPTDSEKHSVLAGVVGDIERVGDHVENLVELVDFQISNRVSLSDEALTELNEMLELTISTLQDSVEALTNFDTELAQTVIAKERKIDQMERVLRKRHVLRLNERSCSGDASIIFVDMVSNLERIGDHAVNIADGVLGEQGKINLKQSL; translated from the coding sequence GTGGAATATAATGTTCAAGATATGATCTTCCAGTTCATTGGTGGATTAGGTATTTTCTTATTCGGGATTAAATACATGGGCGATGGACTGCAACAAGCAGCTGGAGATCGTCTTCGTGATATTCTAGATCGTTTTACAACAAACCCACTTATGGGTGTACTAGCAGGTATGTTAGTTACTGTATTAATCCAATCAAGTTCAGGAACAACCGCTTTAACAGTCGGACTTGTAAGTGCAGGATTTATGACATTAAGACAAGCAATCGGTGTTATTATGGGTGCAAACATCGGTACGACAGTTACTGCATTTATTATCGGAATTAAAATCGGAGAATATGCTCTCCCAGTTATGGCAGTTGGAGCTATTTTACTATTCTTCTTTAAAAATAAAAAAGTACATTCTGTAGGTCAAGTTGTATTCGGTTTTGGTATGTTATTCTTCGGTTTAGAATTAATGAGCGCAGGTATGAAACCTCTTCGTTCTTTAGAGTCATTCCAAGAATTAACAGTTAGCATGAGTGACAATCCAATTTTAGGAATTGTTGTCGGTACAGTCTTTACTTTAATTGTACAAAGCTCAAGCGCAACAATCGGTATTTTACAAGAACTATTCGGTCAAGGTGCAATCGATTTACAAGCAGCTCTTCCTGTATTATTCGGTGATAACATCGGTACAACAATTACAGCTGTATTAGCAGCAATCGGTACTTCAATTGCAGCAAGACGTGCAGCATTAGTTCACGTTATCTTTAATATTATCGGTACAATTATCTTTACAATTTTATTAGTACCATTTACAAGTTTAATTCAATATTTCCAAACATCATTAAACTTGAATCCAGAAATGACTATTGCATTTGCACACGGAACATTTAACGTAACAAATACAATTATTCAATTCCCGTTCATTGCAGTGTTAGCATGGATCGTAACAAAAATTATTCGTGGTGAAGATGCAGCGATTGACTTCAAACCACAACATTTAAATCCAATCTTTATTGAACAATCTCCAGCCATCGCTTTAACTGAAGCTCAAAAAGAGATTATCCGTATGGCTGAGTTTTCATTACATGGATTAAAAGAAGCAAATCAATTTTTAAATACACAAGACAAAAAACACGCAAACATGGCTACTCAATTAGAAGGAGCTATTAACAATTTAGATAAAAAAATTACCGAGTATTTAGTTTTACTATCAGAAAAGCCACTTTCACCTACGGATTCTGAAAAACATTCTGTTTTAGCAGGTGTTGTTGGAGATATTGAACGTGTCGGTGATCATGTAGAAAACCTTGTAGAACTTGTAGATTTCCAAATTTCAAACCGTGTTTCACTATCAGACGAAGCATTAACTGAATTAAACGAAATGCTAGAATTAACGATTTCAACACTGCAAGACTCAGTTGAAGCTTTAACAAACTTCGATACTGAACTAGCTCAAACTGTTATTGCAAAAGAACGCAAAATCGACCAAATGGAACGTGTTCTTCGTAAACGTCACGTATTACGTCTAAACGAACGCAGCTGCTCAGGTGATGCAAGTATCATCTTCGTCGATATGGTAAGTAACTTAGAGCGCATTGGCGATCACGCTGTAAATATCGCTGACGGTGTTTTAGGCGAACAAGGAAAAATCAATTTAAAACAATCATTATAA
- a CDS encoding MFS transporter has protein sequence MGEAILVKREPLWTKEFVALIFANLCMFLGFQMLIPTLPVYVKEIGGTSSNIGLVVGMFTVAALFVRPLTGNALQKFNKKIILMIGTAICLLAMGSYLFASTIFLLLAVRILHGAGFGITTTTYGTVVSDLIPSARRGEGMGYFGLSGTIAMALGPLIGLWLMQTYNFTILFLCALSCTIVSLILTKLLQIQKTKQPPQQSSSTFLDGFIERKALLPSLLILCITLMYGGIGSFITLFATEVGIADISLFFLCNALAIAVTRPFSGKLYDAKGHTFVIIPGVIITFTGIILLSYTTTIPSLIIAAACYGSGFGAIQPALQAWMIDRVAPHRRGVATATFFSAFDLGIGAGAIIFGFIAHFTNYATVYRYSSLLLIAFLFIYITSIRKQKHGDTNTEKAAG, from the coding sequence ATGGGAGAAGCAATACTCGTAAAACGAGAACCGTTATGGACAAAAGAGTTTGTTGCTTTAATTTTTGCAAACTTATGTATGTTTTTAGGGTTTCAAATGTTAATTCCAACCTTACCTGTTTATGTGAAAGAAATTGGTGGCACAAGTTCCAATATCGGATTGGTTGTCGGCATGTTTACCGTCGCGGCACTTTTTGTTAGACCGCTAACTGGGAACGCCTTGCAAAAATTCAATAAAAAAATCATTTTAATGATCGGTACTGCTATTTGTCTACTCGCTATGGGCAGTTACCTTTTCGCCTCAACAATCTTTCTCTTGCTTGCTGTTCGTATTTTACACGGAGCTGGTTTCGGTATTACAACGACTACATATGGGACTGTCGTTTCTGATTTAATTCCCTCAGCTCGCCGCGGAGAAGGCATGGGATATTTTGGCCTTTCTGGAACAATTGCAATGGCCCTCGGTCCACTTATCGGACTATGGCTTATGCAAACATATAACTTCACAATTCTTTTTTTATGTGCATTATCGTGCACAATTGTTTCATTAATATTAACGAAACTACTTCAAATCCAAAAAACGAAACAGCCTCCACAACAATCATCTAGTACTTTTCTCGATGGATTTATTGAACGTAAAGCTTTACTTCCTTCATTATTAATATTATGTATTACATTAATGTACGGAGGAATCGGAAGTTTTATCACACTATTTGCTACAGAAGTCGGCATAGCTGATATTAGCCTCTTCTTTTTATGTAACGCACTAGCAATCGCTGTGACTCGTCCATTCTCTGGAAAGCTATATGATGCGAAAGGCCATACATTCGTCATCATTCCAGGAGTTATTATAACGTTTACAGGTATTATTTTATTATCGTATACGACGACAATTCCGAGCTTAATTATTGCTGCAGCATGTTACGGAAGTGGTTTTGGCGCGATCCAACCTGCACTACAAGCATGGATGATTGACCGCGTAGCACCGCATCGACGCGGCGTAGCAACGGCTACATTCTTCTCCGCATTTGACCTTGGAATCGGCGCTGGAGCAATTATATTTGGATTTATTGCTCATTTTACAAACTATGCAACTGTATATCGTTACTCCTCTCTATTACTTATTGCTTTTCTCTTCATTTACATTACAAGCATAAGAAAACAAAAGCATGGCGATACAAATACGGAAAAAGCTGCTGGATAA
- a CDS encoding DUF871 domain-containing protein, producing MRRLGISIYPEHSTVEKDKEYLTLASKYGFTRVFTCLLSVDGEKEKIIEEFKETISHANALGFQVLVDISPSVFEQLGISYNDLSFFHELGAYGIRLDVGFSGLEESIMTYNPYGLKIEINMSNGTKYVDNIMSHRPNRENLIGCHNFYPHRYSGLSYNHFIKCSKQFKDYGMRTAAFISSFDATYGPWPVTEGLCTLEQHRELPMTTQAKHLFATELIDDVIIANAYASEEELQALGALNKEKQTFDIELYDTTTELERIIVLDEPHFYRGDVSEYMIRSTQSRVKYKKEEFKPHNTREIKRGDLLIDNEQYGQYKGELQLALKDMVNTGKTNVVGRIVEEEIFLLDYLQAWDKFGFTLKK from the coding sequence ATGAGACGATTAGGTATTTCTATTTATCCAGAACATTCAACAGTAGAGAAAGATAAGGAGTATTTAACATTAGCAAGTAAATATGGATTTACACGTGTGTTCACATGTTTATTATCTGTGGATGGAGAAAAAGAGAAAATTATAGAAGAATTTAAAGAAACGATCTCTCATGCGAATGCATTAGGGTTCCAAGTATTAGTTGATATTAGTCCGTCTGTTTTTGAACAATTAGGTATTTCGTATAATGACTTATCATTCTTCCATGAATTAGGTGCGTACGGTATTCGTTTAGATGTTGGTTTCTCAGGATTAGAAGAATCAATTATGACTTATAATCCGTATGGTTTGAAAATTGAGATTAATATGAGTAATGGTACGAAGTATGTAGATAACATTATGAGTCATAGACCAAATCGTGAAAATTTAATTGGTTGTCATAATTTTTATCCGCATCGTTATTCAGGGTTATCATACAATCATTTCATTAAATGCTCGAAACAATTTAAAGATTACGGTATGAGAACGGCTGCTTTTATTTCATCATTTGATGCAACATACGGACCTTGGCCAGTAACAGAAGGGTTATGTACATTAGAGCAGCATCGTGAATTACCGATGACAACACAGGCGAAGCATTTATTTGCGACGGAATTAATTGATGATGTTATTATTGCAAACGCATATGCGTCAGAAGAAGAATTACAAGCACTAGGTGCATTAAATAAAGAGAAACAAACATTTGATATAGAACTATATGATACAACGACAGAATTAGAAAGAATTATCGTATTAGACGAACCACATTTTTATCGCGGAGATGTATCTGAATATATGATTCGTTCTACACAAAGTCGTGTGAAATATAAAAAAGAAGAGTTTAAACCTCATAATACGCGTGAAATTAAGCGTGGAGATCTATTAATTGATAATGAACAATATGGCCAGTATAAAGGCGAATTACAACTTGCATTAAAAGATATGGTGAATACAGGAAAAACAAATGTAGTTGGTCGAATTGTAGAAGAAGAGATTTTCTTACTAGATTATTTACAAGCATGGGATAAATTCGGATTCACATTAAAGAAATAG
- a CDS encoding BglG family transcription antiterminator — MTKVHQRLISILEEFLEEKSMLNRAFLAGRLHVSTKTIQKDIKLLNDILEENGAKIESQRGTGYELEIIQTKKFEDFCVSLFQKQTEKIPTSYEERIAYILQRVLTTEGYVKLSELAEEIYVSKSTVNLIMKDVTDICSRYKLQIEKRPYYGIRIVGEEFNIRSCLSQYGLPRYDHTPFHEQFEQTETYLSLPHISLIRSIILKYIEGGTIYLSDIEIDNLVIHIAIALKRCQSQHYMKGLHAEQSELIIKKEYTIAKQILGDLEKELKFLFPEEEVLYVTMHLLSTAVTTRDRYENVEELLGKDIYAFMQHILFKVAEERNLIFYYDEELLFGFGIHLKTLLNRLKYKLNTRNPLLAEVKKNYPYAFEIAILVGDIIGEYTGESIPESEIGYIAIHLGGAMSRLQEQNQKKRCLLVCATGQGSAQLLKYKILSQFRDKLEIVGITGYYQLKVEDLYKEKIDCIISTIHIPSGLPVPVIKVNSIFDDKEIKSIGQRLFTHVNNSVQQYIKEDLIFLNHSASTKEDVIQFLCEKAAEKRYVPENFYASVMERENTSPTAVGNSVAIPHPMQLLSEETFLMFCTLEKAVDWGDKKVQVIILFSVKRNNNEDLQRLYDFLYDIMSSQSAIEKLTQTEVIENFQEILLSF, encoded by the coding sequence ATGACAAAGGTGCATCAGCGATTAATTTCTATTTTAGAGGAGTTTTTAGAAGAGAAATCGATGTTAAATCGAGCTTTTTTAGCGGGCCGTTTACATGTATCGACGAAGACGATTCAAAAGGATATAAAATTATTAAATGATATATTGGAAGAAAACGGAGCGAAAATCGAATCGCAAAGAGGGACTGGGTACGAATTAGAAATTATACAAACGAAGAAATTTGAAGACTTTTGTGTGAGTCTATTTCAAAAACAGACGGAAAAGATTCCAACTTCTTATGAAGAAAGAATAGCGTACATTTTGCAGCGTGTTTTAACGACAGAGGGATATGTGAAGCTTTCAGAATTAGCGGAAGAGATTTATGTGAGCAAATCAACGGTCAATTTAATTATGAAAGATGTTACAGATATATGTAGTCGCTATAAATTACAAATTGAGAAGAGACCGTATTATGGTATACGTATTGTTGGAGAGGAATTTAATATTCGTTCTTGTTTATCACAATATGGTTTACCGCGTTATGACCATACTCCGTTTCATGAGCAATTTGAGCAGACGGAGACGTATTTATCGCTACCGCATATATCACTTATTCGTTCAATTATATTAAAGTATATTGAGGGTGGAACAATATATTTATCTGATATAGAAATTGATAATTTAGTCATTCATATTGCAATCGCATTAAAGCGTTGTCAAAGTCAACATTATATGAAAGGACTGCATGCGGAGCAATCAGAACTTATAATAAAGAAAGAATATACAATTGCGAAGCAGATTTTAGGAGATTTAGAGAAAGAGTTAAAATTTTTATTTCCAGAAGAAGAAGTATTATATGTGACGATGCATTTATTAAGTACTGCTGTTACAACGAGAGATCGCTATGAAAATGTAGAAGAGCTATTAGGAAAAGATATATATGCATTTATGCAACATATTCTTTTTAAAGTAGCGGAAGAACGGAATCTTATTTTTTATTATGATGAAGAATTATTATTTGGATTTGGTATTCATTTAAAAACGTTATTAAATCGTTTGAAGTATAAGTTAAATACGAGAAATCCTCTTTTGGCAGAAGTGAAAAAGAATTATCCGTATGCTTTTGAAATTGCGATTCTCGTTGGAGATATCATTGGTGAATATACGGGTGAATCGATCCCTGAAAGTGAAATTGGTTATATTGCAATTCACTTAGGCGGAGCGATGAGCCGTTTGCAGGAGCAGAATCAAAAGAAAAGATGTTTATTAGTTTGTGCGACTGGTCAAGGAAGTGCACAACTATTAAAATATAAAATTTTATCACAGTTTCGAGATAAATTAGAGATTGTAGGTATTACAGGCTATTATCAATTGAAAGTAGAAGATCTTTATAAAGAAAAAATAGATTGTATTATTAGTACGATTCATATACCGAGTGGCTTGCCTGTTCCAGTTATAAAAGTGAATTCAATATTTGATGATAAAGAGATTAAATCGATTGGTCAGCGGTTGTTTACGCATGTGAATAATAGTGTGCAGCAATATATTAAGGAAGATTTAATCTTTTTAAATCATAGTGCTTCTACGAAAGAGGATGTTATTCAGTTTTTATGTGAGAAAGCTGCTGAGAAACGCTATGTACCAGAAAACTTTTATGCTTCTGTTATGGAAAGAGAAAATACGTCTCCGACAGCGGTTGGGAATTCAGTTGCAATCCCGCATCCGATGCAGTTATTAAGTGAGGAAACTTTTTTGATGTTTTGCACACTTGAAAAGGCTGTTGATTGGGGAGACAAAAAAGTACAAGTAATTATTTTATTTAGTGTAAAGCGCAATAATAATGAAGATTTGCAAAGGCTTTATGATTTTTTATATGATATTATGTCTAGTCAAAGTGCGATAGAGAAACTTACTCAGACCGAGGTAATTGAAAATTTTCAAGAGATTTTATTATCATTTTGA
- a CDS encoding PTS lactose/cellobiose transporter subunit IIA, which yields MADMQTPFALILHGGNARSAALEAIAFARQGDFENAGEKMKLASEEISAAHRIQTDLIQEEARGNHAEISLLLVHAQDHLMNAITVKELAEEFITLHKRVEEKVTV from the coding sequence ATGGCTGATATGCAAACTCCATTTGCATTAATTTTACATGGTGGCAATGCGAGAAGTGCGGCGCTTGAAGCAATCGCTTTTGCAAGACAAGGAGATTTCGAGAATGCGGGTGAAAAGATGAAACTTGCTAGTGAGGAAATTTCAGCAGCTCATCGTATTCAAACGGATCTAATTCAAGAAGAGGCAAGAGGAAATCATGCAGAAATCAGTTTACTGTTAGTGCACGCACAAGACCATTTAATGAATGCAATTACAGTGAAAGAACTAGCTGAAGAATTTATTACTCTTCATAAACGAGTGGAAGAGAAAGTGACAGTATAA
- a CDS encoding PTS sugar transporter subunit IIB, translating to MYILLCCAAGMSTSMVVRKMQEEAKKQGKNYKIKAVDSELVKLEIKEADVVLIGPQVKYLFPAVEFLANSYNIPVAIIDQRDYGMCDGLKVLRQAEQLVLA from the coding sequence ATGTATATTTTATTATGTTGTGCAGCAGGTATGTCAACGAGTATGGTCGTAAGAAAAATGCAAGAAGAGGCAAAGAAACAGGGGAAGAATTATAAAATTAAGGCGGTTGATTCAGAACTTGTGAAACTTGAAATAAAAGAAGCCGATGTCGTTTTAATCGGTCCACAAGTGAAATATTTATTTCCAGCTGTAGAGTTTCTTGCAAATTCATACAACATACCAGTTGCAATTATAGACCAACGAGATTATGGCATGTGTGATGGTTTGAAAGTGCTTAGGCAAGCAGAACAATTAGTTTTAGCATAA
- a CDS encoding PTS sugar transporter subunit IIC, translating into MNGFMSFMEQKIMPTTQKIAGQRHLLAIRNGVISTLPLTIVGSFFVIFLNLPIDAYMEWIAPFRHILDIPFRFTVGLMALYAAFGVGASLANFYQLNQLSAGLLSVLAFLLASVEPIQITKAVPGVIDAGRYISVGTLSATSLFGAIVTALIAVEIYHFMIKHNISIKLPDSVPPAVSNSFAALIPTLVVILLFWGIRYGLKFDVNTTITYLIAPLKSVLVGNNLFGGLLTVFLIVFFWSFGIHGPAILGPIIRPMWDSAILENMEVFTATGNAHQLPNLFTEQFIQWFVWIGGSGSTLALVIMFMFSKSKFLKELGRLSFVPGLFNINEPIIFGAPIVMNPILIIPFVITPLVTTTVSYFAVVSGMIPLMMAKLPFTMLAPIAAVISTDWTIMAGVLVLVNFVISFVIYYPFFKMYEKQQLAGEEKTECSEQLSS; encoded by the coding sequence ATGAATGGGTTTATGAGTTTTATGGAACAAAAGATTATGCCAACAACGCAAAAGATTGCAGGACAACGACATTTATTAGCAATTCGAAACGGGGTTATTTCTACATTACCGTTAACGATCGTCGGGTCATTTTTCGTAATCTTTTTAAATTTACCAATTGATGCATATATGGAATGGATTGCACCGTTTCGCCATATTTTAGATATTCCATTCCGATTTACAGTAGGACTAATGGCATTATACGCAGCGTTTGGTGTAGGGGCTTCGCTCGCGAACTTTTATCAGCTCAATCAATTAAGTGCAGGGCTACTATCTGTACTCGCCTTTTTACTAGCATCAGTTGAACCAATTCAAATTACGAAAGCTGTACCAGGTGTTATTGATGCAGGTCGATATATTTCAGTAGGAACATTAAGTGCAACGTCTTTATTTGGTGCAATTGTTACAGCATTAATTGCAGTAGAAATTTATCACTTTATGATTAAGCATAATATCTCAATTAAATTACCAGACAGTGTACCACCAGCAGTTTCAAATTCGTTTGCAGCATTAATTCCAACATTAGTAGTTATTCTTTTATTCTGGGGCATTCGCTACGGTTTGAAATTTGATGTAAATACAACAATTACATACTTAATCGCACCATTAAAATCAGTACTAGTAGGAAATAACTTATTCGGTGGTTTATTAACAGTATTCTTAATCGTGTTCTTCTGGTCATTTGGTATACATGGACCAGCGATTTTAGGACCAATCATTCGTCCGATGTGGGATTCAGCAATTCTTGAAAATATGGAAGTGTTCACGGCTACAGGAAATGCACATCAATTACCAAACTTATTTACAGAGCAATTCATTCAATGGTTCGTATGGATTGGCGGATCAGGCTCAACGTTAGCTTTAGTAATTATGTTTATGTTCTCTAAATCTAAGTTCCTAAAAGAGTTAGGTAGATTATCATTCGTACCAGGTTTATTCAATATTAACGAGCCAATTATTTTCGGGGCTCCGATTGTAATGAACCCAATCTTAATTATTCCGTTCGTTATTACACCGTTAGTGACAACGACAGTATCATATTTCGCAGTTGTTTCAGGTATGATTCCACTCATGATGGCGAAACTGCCATTTACGATGTTAGCACCAATTGCAGCGGTGATTAGTACGGACTGGACAATTATGGCTGGTGTACTTGTACTTGTTAACTTTGTTATCTCATTCGTTATTTACTATCCATTCTTCAAGATGTATGAGAAACAACAATTAGCAGGAGAGGAGAAAACAGAATGCTCGGAGCAATTATCATCTTAA